In the genome of Cellvibrio sp. KY-YJ-3, one region contains:
- a CDS encoding pirin family protein — protein sequence MTLIIPPRVQDIGFTVKRLLPSRLQQRVGPFIFVDHMGPAQFSVGTTADDVRQHPHIGLATVTYLFSGAMMHKDSLGFHQRIEPGAINLMTAGSGIVHSERLPEDIRAGSIPVEGIQIWLALPTNTEDCAPSFAHYPADIIPSVNLPTMSAQVLIGNAFGVESPVKTASVTTYLDLALGAGTRYVPDFPQQELAIYVAWGNVTVNGEEVPEFHLAVLEENAVIETTHDARVFLLGGEPLSGERFILWNFVASSREKIRAAAERWENKGFAMVEGESDFIPLPKP from the coding sequence ATGACACTCATCATTCCACCGCGCGTTCAGGATATTGGTTTTACTGTCAAACGTTTATTGCCGTCACGTTTGCAGCAACGTGTTGGCCCGTTTATTTTTGTTGATCATATGGGACCTGCCCAGTTTAGTGTGGGCACCACCGCTGATGATGTGCGCCAGCATCCACACATTGGTCTAGCGACAGTGACCTATTTATTTTCCGGCGCCATGATGCATAAAGATAGCCTGGGTTTTCATCAGCGCATTGAACCGGGCGCTATTAATTTAATGACGGCGGGGAGTGGAATTGTTCACTCCGAGCGTTTGCCTGAAGATATACGCGCGGGCAGTATTCCGGTTGAGGGAATTCAAATTTGGTTGGCGCTGCCCACTAACACTGAAGATTGCGCCCCTTCTTTTGCGCATTATCCGGCAGATATTATTCCATCAGTCAACTTACCCACGATGAGTGCTCAAGTGCTTATTGGAAATGCGTTTGGAGTTGAATCACCGGTAAAAACGGCGAGTGTAACAACTTATCTGGATTTAGCCTTGGGAGCGGGTACACGCTACGTGCCAGATTTCCCCCAGCAAGAATTGGCTATTTATGTCGCTTGGGGCAATGTTACTGTGAATGGTGAAGAGGTGCCTGAATTTCACTTGGCGGTATTGGAGGAAAATGCAGTCATCGAAACCACTCACGATGCGCGTGTCTTCTTGCTCGGCGGCGAGCCATTGTCTGGTGAGCGATTTATTTTATGGAACTTTGTTGCGTCATCACGCGAAAAAATACGCGCTGCCGCTGAACGTTGGGAAAACAAAGGTTTTGCGATGGTGGAAGGGGAGAGTGATTTTATCCCACTGCCCAAGCCATAA
- a CDS encoding OsmC family protein yields MITLQKDLTGIYRQRISVNSHQFFADVGTDVGGEDSAPDPHDLLDSSLAACTAITLTMFAKRRGMPLESINAEVVRDSSKEKTGEYNLSLQLEFIGNLTEEQRQQLLAIVEKCPIHKLLSHAIISINTQVV; encoded by the coding sequence ATGATTACATTACAAAAAGACTTAACCGGAATTTACCGTCAACGTATCAGCGTAAATAGCCATCAGTTTTTTGCCGACGTTGGCACAGACGTAGGTGGCGAAGACTCAGCACCAGACCCGCATGATTTACTGGATTCATCTCTCGCCGCTTGCACAGCAATCACTTTGACAATGTTTGCCAAACGTCGCGGCATGCCGCTGGAGTCGATTAATGCGGAGGTTGTGCGCGATAGCAGTAAAGAAAAAACCGGCGAATATAATTTATCACTCCAACTGGAATTTATTGGCAACTTAACTGAAGAGCAGCGCCAACAACTTTTAGCTATTGTTGAGAAATGTCCGATTCACAAATTGTTATCCCACGCCATCATTAGCATAAACACTCAGGTCGTTTAG
- a CDS encoding prepilin-type N-terminal cleavage/methylation domain-containing protein: MKKTRGFTLIEMMVVVAIIAILALMAIPKADPTIARRQVLESMELIEDYKKLVVYYHKSTLVFLKNNKEAGIPEPEKLLGNYVDWIELKDGAFHIHFGNKAHPSIKDKILSVQPIIVKDSPQSPISWLCGKGAVPPGMHAVGENRTDVELKDLPINCRI; this comes from the coding sequence GTGAAAAAAACGCGTGGCTTTACTCTAATTGAAATGATGGTAGTGGTGGCGATTATTGCAATATTGGCATTAATGGCTATCCCAAAAGCCGACCCGACCATTGCACGCCGTCAGGTTTTGGAGTCAATGGAGCTAATTGAGGACTACAAAAAACTCGTTGTCTATTATCACAAAAGCACCCTGGTATTTTTAAAGAACAATAAAGAGGCAGGTATTCCGGAACCGGAAAAATTGTTAGGCAACTATGTGGATTGGATTGAATTAAAAGACGGCGCATTCCACATACATTTTGGTAACAAAGCGCACCCTTCCATTAAAGATAAAATTCTTAGTGTGCAACCCATTATTGTAAAAGACTCACCACAAAGCCCTATATCCTGGCTATGTGGTAAAGGCGCAGTGCCTCCAGGTATGCACGCAGTGGGAGAGAATCGCACCGATGTGGAATTAAAAGATCTGCCAATCAATTGTCGAATTTGA
- a CDS encoding GNAT family N-acetyltransferase, whose translation MTNVQHLTDQQRFVIHYEGGEAILAYRLFTNGTTAAIDFTSTYVPPEFRGKGLAEKLVRAGLTWAKSQGYELHASCWYVAKFIR comes from the coding sequence ATGACAAATGTGCAGCACCTGACAGACCAACAGCGATTTGTAATTCATTATGAAGGCGGTGAAGCGATATTGGCCTATAGGTTATTCACCAATGGCACTACAGCGGCTATCGATTTCACCAGCACTTATGTGCCACCTGAATTCCGTGGCAAGGGGCTTGCAGAGAAACTGGTGCGCGCAGGGCTCACATGGGCAAAGTCCCAAGGCTATGAACTGCATGCCAGCTGTTGGTATGTAGCAAAATTTATTCGTTAA
- the rimO gene encoding 30S ribosomal protein S12 methylthiotransferase RimO, which produces MTVNTFDPSQTTTLDTPAKTLASQAQTGSSKGNTIGFVSLGCPKNLVDSERILTQLRTEGYNIVPTYNDADMVIVNTCGFIDSAVQESLGAIGEALAENGKVLVTGCLGAKKDEIIQVHPNVLGITGAHAYEEVLSQVHEHLPPNPSHNPFTDLVPPQGIKLTPRHYAYLKISEGCNHSCSFCIIPDMRGKLVSRPIGQVMGEAERLVKAGVKELLVISQDTSAYGVDIKHRTDFWDGRPLKTDMYQLAAALGELGVWVRLHYVYPYLHVDNVIPLMAQGKVLPYLDIPFQHASPTLLRKMRRPGQVEQTLERIKSWREQVPNLTIRSTFIVGFPGETEDDFQQLLDFLQEAQLDRVGCFQYSPVEGAKANDLPDHVPDEIKQERYDRFMQLQQKISTERLKQKVGQVLQVLIDEVDEEGAIGRSFADAPEIDGCVYLNGEENVKAGDLINVLIEHSDEYDLWGTKV; this is translated from the coding sequence ATGACTGTAAATACCTTCGACCCTTCACAAACCACCACCTTGGATACTCCAGCCAAAACGTTGGCAAGCCAAGCACAAACTGGTAGCAGCAAAGGCAATACTATTGGTTTTGTGTCGCTCGGCTGCCCTAAGAACCTGGTGGATTCAGAGCGTATTCTTACCCAGTTACGCACCGAGGGTTACAACATAGTACCCACCTATAACGATGCCGATATGGTGATTGTAAACACCTGCGGTTTTATCGATAGCGCGGTACAGGAATCGCTGGGAGCAATTGGTGAGGCCTTGGCGGAAAATGGCAAGGTGCTGGTGACCGGTTGTTTGGGCGCTAAAAAGGACGAAATCATTCAAGTTCACCCTAATGTTCTGGGCATTACCGGCGCACACGCCTATGAAGAGGTGCTGTCGCAAGTGCATGAACACTTGCCACCCAATCCAAGCCATAACCCGTTTACTGATCTGGTGCCGCCGCAGGGCATCAAGCTCACTCCGCGTCACTATGCTTATTTAAAAATCTCCGAAGGCTGCAATCACTCCTGCAGCTTTTGCATTATCCCCGACATGCGCGGCAAACTTGTGAGCCGTCCGATTGGCCAAGTAATGGGTGAGGCGGAACGCTTGGTTAAAGCCGGCGTTAAAGAACTATTGGTGATTTCGCAAGACACCTCTGCCTACGGCGTAGATATCAAACACCGCACGGATTTCTGGGATGGCCGACCACTCAAAACCGATATGTACCAGTTAGCCGCTGCACTGGGCGAATTGGGCGTGTGGGTTCGCCTGCATTATGTTTACCCCTATTTGCATGTAGATAACGTGATCCCACTGATGGCGCAGGGCAAGGTACTGCCTTATTTGGATATTCCGTTCCAGCACGCAAGCCCAACCTTGTTACGTAAAATGCGCCGCCCAGGTCAGGTTGAACAAACCCTGGAGCGCATCAAGAGCTGGCGCGAACAGGTGCCGAACCTGACCATTCGCTCGACCTTTATTGTTGGCTTCCCCGGTGAAACAGAAGACGACTTCCAACAATTGCTCGACTTCCTGCAAGAAGCGCAATTGGATCGTGTTGGTTGTTTCCAGTATTCGCCCGTTGAAGGCGCCAAAGCCAACGACTTGCCAGATCACGTGCCGGATGAGATCAAACAAGAGCGCTATGATCGCTTTATGCAATTACAGCAAAAAATCTCTACTGAGCGTTTAAAACAGAAAGTAGGGCAGGTATTGCAGGTATTGATTGATGAAGTTGATGAAGAGGGCGCCATTGGCCGCAGCTTTGCGGATGCACCGGAAATCGACGGCTGTGTTTATTTAAACGGCGAAGAGAATGTAAAAGCCGGTGATTTGATCAATGTATTGATCGAGCACTCGGATGAGTACGATTTGTGGGGCACCAAGGTTTAA
- a CDS encoding MalY/PatB family protein: MTVDFDQYINREQTSCVKFDGRQQYFGTSDVLPLWVADMDFAVPECVTHALQTRINHPVFGYTLYPESLYQAVVDWFVRRHKWKIEREWIVFAPGVVPSLFAAVQAFTKEGEGVIVQSPVYFPFFSAVTTNHRTLFNNPLREVNGRYEIDFEHLEDCAKQGASLLLLCTPHNPVGRVWREDELLRLLDISRRYNLTILSDDIHCDLVYSGVTHTMLGRLSQPGDKIVTTVAPNKSFNIPGLGLSALIIPNLAERNAMKQVFERLHVGNYNPLSMVAFEAAYRDGDEWLDALMIYLEQTRDIAADFIARELPQIKLIKPEATYLLWLDCRALGLNDSALRDFFVKDCKLGMNPGSVFGEGGSGFMRMNIGCRRSVIMEALVSIKENIIHQS, translated from the coding sequence ATGACGGTTGACTTTGACCAATACATTAATAGAGAGCAGACCAGTTGCGTGAAGTTTGATGGTCGCCAGCAATACTTTGGCACCAGTGATGTGCTGCCGCTGTGGGTTGCCGATATGGATTTTGCAGTCCCTGAATGTGTGACACACGCATTGCAAACACGAATCAATCACCCCGTATTTGGTTATACGCTTTACCCCGAAAGCCTTTATCAGGCTGTTGTCGATTGGTTTGTGCGCAGGCACAAGTGGAAAATTGAACGCGAGTGGATCGTATTTGCCCCTGGGGTTGTACCCTCGCTGTTTGCTGCTGTGCAGGCGTTTACTAAAGAAGGTGAGGGCGTGATAGTGCAATCACCGGTCTATTTTCCCTTCTTTTCTGCAGTAACAACCAATCATCGAACATTATTCAACAACCCGCTACGCGAAGTGAATGGCCGTTATGAAATTGATTTTGAGCATTTGGAGGATTGCGCAAAACAGGGCGCGAGCTTGTTGCTGCTCTGCACACCTCATAATCCGGTTGGCCGTGTATGGCGAGAAGACGAATTACTACGCCTCTTGGACATTAGCCGTCGCTACAATTTAACTATTCTCTCTGATGACATTCACTGCGATTTAGTTTACTCGGGCGTAACTCACACTATGTTAGGCCGACTGTCACAACCGGGCGATAAAATTGTCACTACAGTTGCACCCAATAAAAGTTTCAATATTCCCGGTTTGGGCTTGTCAGCCTTGATTATTCCCAACCTTGCAGAACGAAATGCGATGAAACAGGTTTTTGAGCGTTTGCACGTTGGTAATTACAACCCGCTCAGTATGGTTGCTTTTGAGGCCGCCTATCGCGATGGTGATGAATGGCTCGATGCGCTGATGATTTATTTGGAGCAAACTCGCGATATTGCTGCTGACTTTATCGCACGCGAGTTACCACAAATTAAGTTAATAAAACCAGAAGCGACTTATCTGCTATGGTTAGATTGCCGCGCCTTGGGTTTAAATGACAGTGCGCTGCGCGATTTTTTTGTTAAGGATTGCAAGCTGGGCATGAACCCTGGTTCAGTGTTTGGAGAAGGTGGAAGCGGCTTTATGCGAATGAATATTGGTTGCCGCAGATCGGTTATTATGGAAGCGCTAGTTAGTATTAAGGAGAATATAATTCATCAGAGCTAG
- a CDS encoding amino acid ABC transporter substrate-binding protein: protein MIRIFLALVFVVAAIPLHAENSLNDTLVVRIPYMEREAAHRVYADELLRLALELSKDKYGPYQIVQQRQETVIRRQLLEVEAGKNLSLAVSMPTPEWLEKTQIVQVPIMKGLASYRLFLASDKNQAMLKNINTLKELKALTIGQGQGWSTAKILEDNGFNVMHGGPYATLIPMLKANRFELLMRSIYEVGPELNAYKRTMPDLTIVNNFGLYTYLPMYFFVSKNQPLLAERLTYGLHSAHKNGQLNKLFESHFTEALKRLRNKQRKTFFLTNTNIDKSFFEQDKPYLLKEIVELEKQSRKK from the coding sequence ATGATACGAATTTTCCTGGCATTAGTCTTTGTTGTTGCGGCTATACCTTTGCACGCAGAGAACAGCCTGAATGATACCCTCGTCGTTCGCATTCCCTACATGGAGCGCGAAGCGGCTCACCGTGTCTACGCGGATGAATTATTGCGTTTAGCGCTTGAGTTATCAAAGGACAAATACGGGCCTTATCAAATTGTGCAACAACGACAGGAAACCGTTATTCGCCGTCAGCTACTGGAAGTTGAGGCGGGCAAAAACCTCTCTCTCGCAGTATCCATGCCTACACCTGAGTGGCTGGAGAAAACCCAAATCGTTCAAGTGCCGATCATGAAGGGTCTTGCCAGTTATCGATTATTTCTTGCCAGCGATAAAAATCAGGCGATGCTTAAAAACATCAATACCTTAAAAGAATTGAAAGCATTAACTATCGGGCAAGGACAAGGTTGGTCTACAGCAAAAATTCTGGAGGACAACGGTTTCAACGTTATGCACGGTGGCCCCTACGCAACGCTAATTCCCATGTTAAAAGCAAATCGTTTTGAATTATTAATGCGCAGTATTTATGAAGTAGGGCCTGAACTGAATGCCTACAAACGTACAATGCCGGACTTAACGATTGTCAATAATTTTGGTTTGTACACTTATCTGCCTATGTATTTTTTTGTTTCCAAAAACCAACCACTGTTGGCCGAGCGATTAACGTATGGCCTGCATAGTGCTCATAAAAATGGGCAACTGAATAAACTGTTTGAATCACATTTTACTGAAGCCCTCAAACGCCTGCGCAATAAACAACGAAAAACGTTCTTTTTAACTAACACCAATATCGATAAAAGTTTCTTTGAGCAAGATAAACCCTACTTGCTCAAAGAAATTGTCGAGCTGGAAAAACAAAGCCGGAAGAAATGA
- the ovoA gene encoding 5-histidylcysteine sulfoxide synthase: protein MHSGHNTLRQAASSMGSAQARVLSSFAANPLLTRTPNLREGDEASFRRILRDYFLTTFDCYESLFECLANDQAYYIKPITLRHPLIFYFGHTATFFVNKLLLTRMISERINQRFESMFAVGVDEMSWDDLNEAHYQWPTPAEVKAYRDKVRTLVVNLIETAPLQMPVDWNNPWWAIIMGVEHERIHLETSSVLIRQHKLQYVKSSSNWQAAQESATAPTNELISVAAGTVRLAKDKQDPYYGWDNEYGLHESDISEFKAAKFLVSNQEFLAFVEAGGYLNLHNWEEEGKGWLAFTKAQHPTFWVKKTNGWYLRLMTEEVPMCWDWPAEVNYHEAKAFCNWKKSETGMNVRLPTEDEWYRLYDVSGLHNIGESAANANLHLDHFASSCPVNKFAQGDFYDVIGNVWQWTETPIYPFEGFEVHSIYDDFTTPTFDERHNLIKGGSWISCGNETLRSSRYAFRRHFFQHAGFRYVVSGDVKPLPSSHYETDKLLSEYAEFHYGNEYFGVPNFSKALAELAIKTLGDKPKHKALDLGCASGRATFELARAFDFVTGIDFSARFIGQGVQLANSETLRYTLTDEGELVSYKSRSLNDLGLNEYKHKVEFFQGDACNLKPQFTGYDLILAANLIDRLYSPAKFLTSIHERLNLGGVLMLTSPYTWLTEHTPREEWIGGFKKDGESFTTLDGLQAHLGKHFRLIKGPQEVPFVIRETKRKFQHTLSEVTFWERIS from the coding sequence ATGCACTCAGGACATAACACGCTGCGCCAAGCCGCCTCATCGATGGGCTCCGCTCAAGCGCGAGTACTTTCAAGCTTTGCGGCCAATCCTTTACTCACTCGCACACCTAACCTGCGTGAGGGGGATGAAGCGAGTTTTAGACGAATTTTACGTGACTATTTTCTCACTACGTTTGATTGCTATGAATCGCTCTTTGAATGCCTGGCCAATGATCAGGCTTATTACATTAAGCCCATCACTTTACGTCATCCGCTGATTTTTTATTTTGGTCACACTGCTACTTTTTTTGTAAATAAATTGTTGCTGACACGCATGATCAGCGAACGCATTAACCAACGTTTTGAATCCATGTTTGCCGTAGGCGTGGACGAAATGAGTTGGGATGATTTGAATGAAGCACATTACCAATGGCCTACACCCGCCGAAGTAAAAGCCTATCGCGATAAAGTGCGCACACTGGTGGTTAACCTGATTGAAACCGCCCCCCTGCAAATGCCGGTTGATTGGAATAACCCTTGGTGGGCAATCATCATGGGGGTTGAACATGAGCGGATTCATTTGGAAACATCATCCGTACTGATTCGTCAACACAAACTGCAATATGTAAAAAGCTCATCCAATTGGCAAGCAGCGCAGGAATCGGCGACTGCACCAACAAATGAATTAATTTCAGTCGCTGCGGGAACAGTTCGTCTTGCCAAAGACAAACAAGACCCTTACTACGGTTGGGACAATGAATACGGCTTGCATGAATCTGACATTAGCGAATTTAAAGCCGCTAAATTTTTGGTGAGTAATCAAGAATTTTTAGCGTTTGTTGAAGCGGGTGGCTATTTAAATTTACACAACTGGGAGGAGGAGGGGAAAGGCTGGCTGGCTTTTACTAAAGCACAGCACCCCACCTTTTGGGTTAAAAAAACCAATGGCTGGTATTTGCGGTTAATGACCGAAGAAGTGCCTATGTGTTGGGACTGGCCCGCAGAAGTGAATTATCACGAAGCAAAGGCATTTTGTAACTGGAAAAAATCTGAAACTGGTATGAACGTTCGCCTGCCCACCGAGGACGAATGGTATCGATTGTATGATGTAAGTGGCCTACACAATATTGGTGAATCCGCTGCGAATGCCAACCTTCATTTAGATCATTTTGCATCATCTTGTCCGGTGAATAAATTTGCACAGGGGGATTTTTACGATGTCATCGGCAACGTTTGGCAGTGGACTGAAACACCGATTTATCCTTTTGAAGGTTTTGAAGTGCATAGTATTTACGATGACTTCACCACACCCACATTCGATGAGCGTCACAATCTGATTAAGGGTGGCTCATGGATTTCCTGCGGTAATGAAACCCTGCGCTCATCGCGCTACGCATTCCGCCGTCACTTTTTCCAACATGCGGGCTTTCGCTATGTTGTTTCCGGAGATGTAAAACCCTTGCCTAGTTCCCATTACGAAACCGATAAACTTTTATCTGAATATGCCGAATTCCATTACGGGAATGAATATTTTGGTGTACCCAATTTTTCTAAAGCCTTGGCTGAACTCGCGATAAAAACACTTGGCGATAAACCCAAACATAAAGCACTGGATTTGGGTTGTGCCTCTGGACGCGCGACTTTTGAATTAGCGCGTGCATTTGATTTTGTTACCGGCATCGATTTTTCCGCCCGTTTCATCGGTCAGGGTGTCCAACTCGCCAACAGCGAAACCTTGCGCTACACCTTAACTGATGAAGGTGAACTGGTTTCCTACAAATCCCGTTCATTAAACGATTTGGGGTTGAATGAATACAAACACAAAGTTGAATTTTTCCAGGGCGATGCTTGTAATTTAAAACCGCAATTCACCGGCTATGATTTAATCCTCGCCGCCAATTTAATTGATCGTCTTTACAGCCCGGCGAAGTTTCTCACCAGTATTCACGAGCGTTTAAACCTGGGCGGCGTTTTGATGCTAACTTCGCCCTATACCTGGTTGACCGAACATACACCGCGTGAAGAGTGGATTGGAGGCTTCAAAAAGGACGGCGAAAGTTTCACCACACTGGATGGGCTGCAAGCTCATCTGGGCAAACACTTCCGTTTAATCAAAGGTCCGCAAGAAGTCCCATTTGTGATTCGCGAAACCAAACGTAAATTCCAGCATACGCTTTCTGAGGTTACATTTTGGGAGCGGATTAGTTAA
- a CDS encoding ATP-binding protein: protein MSNLDLFISRLEQLIERVEAILPAQRPEPDWNASAFRWRTRVNGEGHLQAVKHPHKVALESLKNIEHQKQSILRNTAQFVAGRDANNVLLTGARGTGKSTLIKAVWAEFAPKGLKIIEVDKTDLLHLSEIVDLLGERPEKFIIFCDDLSFEEGEISYKALKSVLDGSISAPTANMLFYATSNRRHLIPQKMRENLDVSDESGEVRPSDAIEEKVSLSERFGLWLSFYPFSQDDYLAAAQYWIAHLGGQWTEAAEQAALLWHRTRGARSGRVAWQFAKDYVGRQ from the coding sequence GTGTCAAATCTTGATTTATTCATATCCCGTTTGGAGCAGCTAATTGAGCGAGTAGAGGCAATATTGCCTGCTCAGCGCCCCGAACCCGATTGGAATGCCAGCGCATTTCGTTGGCGTACACGTGTGAACGGTGAGGGCCATTTGCAGGCAGTTAAACACCCGCACAAAGTCGCGTTGGAGTCGTTGAAGAATATTGAGCACCAAAAACAGTCTATTCTGCGTAATACGGCCCAGTTTGTGGCCGGGCGCGACGCCAATAACGTACTGCTGACTGGTGCACGTGGTACCGGTAAATCCACGCTGATCAAAGCCGTCTGGGCTGAGTTTGCCCCCAAGGGGTTAAAGATTATCGAAGTGGATAAAACAGACCTCCTGCATCTAAGCGAAATCGTTGATTTACTGGGTGAACGACCTGAAAAGTTCATTATCTTTTGCGATGATTTATCGTTTGAAGAAGGCGAGATCAGCTATAAAGCGTTGAAATCGGTATTGGATGGATCTATTTCTGCACCCACTGCGAATATGCTGTTCTATGCCACCAGTAACCGCCGTCACCTTATCCCGCAAAAAATGCGCGAGAATCTGGATGTTAGCGATGAAAGCGGTGAAGTGCGCCCAAGTGACGCCATTGAAGAAAAGGTATCCCTGTCGGAGCGATTTGGGCTCTGGCTGAGCTTTTACCCATTCAGTCAGGACGATTACCTCGCTGCCGCCCAGTACTGGATTGCTCATTTGGGCGGTCAGTGGACGGAAGCAGCTGAGCAGGCTGCGCTCTTGTGGCATAGAACCCGCGGTGCACGCAGTGGTCGCGTGGCATGGCAGTTCGCCAAGGATTATGTTGGTCGCCAGTAA
- a CDS encoding response regulator — MFTKQELQVIGKTLAQKRDWITKNLNNTEIEKAKAQLMQDLPLIESALQKLSDKLHTFDAPVNERINHYISPKAVSPIRQAAFGRRQELLSGQIRVLVVDDDQLICELINAFLRASGIYQVDFANDGLKAISAMYDANPIYDLVLCDWNMPTKSGIDVHNAMRAAERYLGTVFMLVTAVTEAKQIRAAIEDGVDDYVVKPLEQDKLIKKIARFFPQVKLEDES, encoded by the coding sequence ATGTTTACCAAACAGGAATTGCAGGTTATTGGAAAAACATTGGCGCAAAAGCGCGATTGGATAACTAAAAACCTGAACAACACAGAAATCGAGAAAGCCAAGGCGCAGCTGATGCAAGACCTGCCCCTGATTGAATCCGCCTTACAAAAATTGAGCGATAAACTACACACTTTTGATGCCCCTGTTAACGAGCGTATCAATCACTACATATCGCCCAAGGCTGTATCCCCCATCCGCCAAGCGGCATTTGGTCGTCGTCAAGAGTTGTTGTCAGGGCAAATTCGAGTGTTGGTTGTAGATGATGACCAATTGATATGCGAGCTGATTAACGCATTTTTACGCGCATCAGGTATTTATCAGGTTGATTTTGCCAACGATGGGTTGAAGGCGATTAGCGCTATGTATGACGCAAATCCCATTTACGATCTGGTACTTTGCGATTGGAATATGCCTACCAAATCCGGCATTGATGTACACAATGCGATGCGCGCCGCAGAGCGTTATTTAGGTACGGTTTTTATGTTGGTTACCGCCGTAACAGAAGCCAAACAGATTCGCGCTGCCATTGAGGACGGTGTTGATGACTATGTGGTTAAACCTCTGGAGCAAGATAAGCTAATTAAAAAAATTGCGCGTTTCTTTCCGCAAGTTAAATTAGAAGATGAGAGCTAA